The nucleotide sequence TTCCAGGGTTTCTAGGTGTTTCCCAAACGTCATCTTCTCGTCCAATATTACTCCGAGTAACTTTGGGTTTGGATTATAATTTAGCTCTTTTCCATTTAATTGGATTGTTTTATCctctttgctgattttttttttggtgaacatGCATACTTCTGTCTTTTCAATGCTGATGTTAACTCTCCATTTTCTGGTCCATTCTATTGCTTTTCCGATGTCTTGTGCCATTTCCTCTTTCAGTTCATCTATTTCCTCTGGCTTTCTGGATTGCCACATTGTACCGTCATCTGCAAATTTTGTGTTCTCACCTTTGATGTCATTCAGAAAATCGTTTATATAGATGTTGAACAGAGTAGGAGCTAGCACAGAGCCCTGTGGTAGTCCTATATTTGTTTCAAATTCAAATGATAGCATACGAGCTCAGATGTTGTCAGTTGTCTGTAcagatatagtttttttttctatagacaCAAGTGCGTGTAATTTTACATAATCATACTATTCGAATGCAgttttaattgaaatttaacCAAAGCAGAATGTACTGAGTGGTTAAGTTAAAAATTTAGCTtaaaagatattgttttttttctgtacagtTTGTGGAAGATGCTATGTCTGGTAGCTCATAATTTGACATGAATAGGTGCtaggatttaataatgtcccCCATGAAATAATGTCCACTCTGAATTATTTCATAGTAAATACTGTCCATGGAAAATATTTACCTcctgtaaacaaacttattttcgcGACATGAAGAAAAGTAACAAGAATATAAATCTTAGATATTTCCTATATAactacattaaatatatttgaaaattgcgAAATTAAATCGCCATGTAGTGCAATAGAAAGGTCTAAACGTGAAATAAAGTATCATCAATGAAAGTATTTGAATGAGTCCTGGACACAATTTCCTGTATGAAAATATGTCCTCAGGATACGAAAAAAGTGACCATGAACATAGACATTTTTTCACTGGACATTCTGTCCACcaggacatttttttatataattaaagtattaaatgatatCCATTGCTTTGTTATCACTGGACATATTTAAACCTAGAATTGCGAACTTTAATAGATTGTTACTTTGACAGAGTGGTTTCATTGTAACACACTATcctattttatatatactttttaatatattaaacgtctgaataattttttaatatatgtaggactctaaagtgcgatggtactctaaagtgcaatggtcacgttaaagtgcgatggtatacgctaaagtacaatggtgtctcacgctaaagtgcgatggttgtttgttcgctaaagtgcGTTGGTGTATTATAaatgctaaagtgcgatggtccaaaGGGTAGATTCGAAGTATTAAAACATCGAGGTTAAAAAAGTTTTGCAAAAGCTAGTATGCTAGGTATAACAAATGTGATAGGCTTTATAATTTACCGGTAGGCTTAAGTGATTGATTCTTAATAAACAAGTTCGACCAAATAATAATTGCTATAAAGGTACTAATTTATGTGTtgcaaaatattaaatttcatgtaaaatgaatatttaacaaTTTGGAGCGTATTCATGGTATtgaatatttggataattggtaTATATTATCGTTCACACCAATGTTACAACCTCCCTTACAGTCgtcattgaaaaattataaatacaaaattcgttcattgtcggaatatatatgcaacatttatttttttattaataagttTTAATTCAAATACGAGAGAAAGGCAATGTTTGCCTAGCTTTCTCCTTTTTCTTAGCGagaacaaatacatgttttattttcctacAATATACAGTACAAACTAATGTGTAAGCAGATAATTTATAATTCACGCATGAAAACTTGTATATCTATTTTACTGTTAGACGTTACTTTTATCAAAATCGACAGCATTTTAACAGGGATCACAAAGTAAACTGCCACATAAACAATGATTCAAATGTATCCGTTAAGTATGCGTATACTGTTTTGTATGTATAGAGTAAAATTTTTGACTGCAGAATACAAGTCCTTTTTCCAGAACTCGAAAATAATAAACATTGCGCTGTAGCCGACAAAGAATGTTAAGTTTAAATCAATTACTAGTAAGTCATGGACATTTGATGTaaaaattgttaataaaatattcttaatctatcttccggcatgttcatttttggtttgtataaacgactgttaacgtcataatcaaaCTACGTTTCTTACTTCTATACTTTTGCAGACCATCGAACTTTAGCGTGTGGATGCATCACACTTTAGCGTACACCATCCCACTTTAGCgtaaccatcgcactttagcgtccccattGCACTTTTAGAgtccttcatatatatatatatatatatatatatatatacataatgtcatgtatattgatttatatataatgtcatgtATATTGATTTTAATTCAAACAAGTAACAAATGTTGTTCAGTATCGTTTTCCTTGGGAGGACACAATTGAATAATAATAACTACAAAAAATTGTTCTGTAGGTGGACCATATTTTATTACTGTTGCTGTAAAATGCTGTCCACTTACATATGTAGGAGACAATATTTtgtggcaatggacattatttaaTACCAAAATTCTATATTTTCTATTACCTTCTTCTCATGATAAATATACAGTAGTAAAgctctctacattttattttatactttaaacactttcttgttattgttattgttattgttattctttcattTGTTATAAGCATTAAAAATGTAGCAGGGAATTTCTTAGAATTTTAAAGTCTCTATTCCATCATTTGTTTACATTCATTTTAATCAATTTCTTATCAATCATTcagatttttattaaaatttaagtataataaaactttttaatgaccttTGTATTGCTTTGTAAAACTTGTCCTTGGGTTGGACCAATTGGGTTGGACACTGTTTCATAACTTATGCAGTAAAAATTTGTCCATTTAAGGGAAAGTATTTTATGGCAATTGACATCATTTAATaccaaaattctatgaaaaactgTCCAGGTGGACACTGTTTCATAGGACACTATTCTGTCTTAAACTGCATGTATCTCTATTTAACATTATAGCCCTAACCGGTATCAGTTTACAGTGATTAAAAAGTTAACTTGTAGATGTATAAGAAATCAATGTAGTGTGGAAGTTCAAATCATTGACAgtatggtaacctatagttgttgatttctgtgtcatttgtggagagttgtctcattgtcaattataCCAAATCTTTTTTATACATCAACTTTatgtttgataaaagaaaaattaatgTCAATTTGTTAAACAGAAATATGTATTCAGCATGTTCAATTATatgattaattttatatattttataatttcagttGTTTGCTGATTACAATATTGGAATGGAGTAATAATATTGAAACTTTAAATGAAGGAAACGCCCACTTTTGTTGACAAGGAAACGCCCACTTTTGTTGACATGAAAGTTAAAAAGTTAGAATTAATAATAGAAATGGAACATTGTCATAAATGGGAACTCCATCACTTATAATTATTTGATTGGAAAAAAATATGACCTCATCTGAAGAAAAAGTAAAAACTGTTcttgaaatttgataaaaaagacGTTTCAAAGTGAAAACAGAAATAATCTTGTGTAGAAATGACACAAGAAAATGGTTTGGGGTTTACTGGAATGAAAAACGGAGACTCAGAAAATGCTCGTGGACGTGAAAAGCTGTTTACAGACAAATTTAAATCAGTAAACTTCACTCAATGTGATATTGTTTCGTGGAAGTCTGAACAGTCATCTACAAGTCACTGGTACCAGTCGCCTGTCTTAGAGGAGGGAACCAACATATCATCTTCAGAGAAAGGCTATAAAAATTGTAGTATTTTGAATGTACCAGATGTAAAATGTAAAGTCACAGTTTCAAGAAATATGATGTCAAATGGAGCTAGTAAATTAAAAAGTAATTTTCATCCTGCAGATGATATGCAAAAGCAAATGAGTGATAGAATTTTAGACCAAATCACATTAGCTGCCAGTGAATATGatcaaatttcattatttgaACAGGGAACTATAAATCATGGAGAAAATTCTAATAATAGAAATTCAAAAAGTCATAACCAAGGTAACAAATTAAAGCAAAAAACCGTTACATCCAGAAGAAAGAGTACCATACCAATACGTAGACCAAGGCAAATAACTAATGACGAAGATCTTCTGGAAAGAGAAGTCaagaaatatttattgaaaattcCATCATGGAAAACAGTACTTCCCAATACTGATTCTGATAAAACTGAGAAGTCAAACTCCATCACTGAAcctgttgatcatgttgatactgATGCTCATATAAATGATGTATCAGAATCTTATGCTGacatttcagaaaataaaagtttAGTTGATACTTACTCAGATATTGGAATAATTCGGGAACATGAAAATTCCGATTCAGAAAAAACTGaggaaaacattgaaaaacaaccAATGcatgaaaatttattaaatatccCATCATATACAAATGCAATTAAAGAATGTCAAACAGATAATGATTCAAAATCTAGAAATAAGAATAAAACATACAAACCGAAGGACCGAGTTGTTTGTAAGCTATGTGGTAAATCTTTTGGCCGACCAAGTGAATTACGAAGACATTCTGTTATTCATACCGGAGAAAGAAATCATAAATGTGAAGAGTGTGATAAAGTATTTACACAGCGATATCATTTGATAAGACATgttaaaaatgtacataaaaaagaGCTGGAAAATTTGGTATGTGGTATTTGCAATGATACATTCAACAGTGaatatttattaaaaaggcaTGTCACGAGGCATGGGGTTATGACCTATGCATGCGAAGTTTGTAGAAAAGAGTTCAAAACTAAACGTCAAATGAAAGAACACATACTCAGCCTGCATGCTGGTGTGAAACCATTCAAGTGTGACCAGTGCGACAAAATGTTTACACGTAAATATCACTTGGAAAGACACTTAATGATGCATGCTGGGACAAAAGATTACCAATGTGAATACTGCGGGAAAGAATTCAGCACCAAAGGAAATTTATTGTCACATGTGAGACGAGtacatttacaaattaaagaatatacATGCGGAGTTTGTCAAAAAGGATTCTTTTCACCAAAAGATTTACAGACCCATTTCAAAACTCACACTGGTGAAAAGCCATATCAGTGTGACATATGCTTGAAAAAATTTACGGAGAAATCCAACATGGAATGGCATTTACGAATTCATTCTGGTGAACGGCCATACCAGTGTGAGTATTGTGAGAAAACCTACACACGGATGCCACATCTATTGAGACACAGAAAGGAGGGCTTGTGTGCATTAAGAGCACTTAGATTTAAACATTCTAAAAAACTTAATGATATGATAATGGATGAAGTCGAAAAAGATCCAAATTTCTTGACAAGCAGAGATAAAAATTCAGAATTGACATCTGATAGTGACACTGAAAACATTTATACAGCAGAGAAAATCACGGACGATGAAGAGTCCAATGCAGAGTTATCTTCCCTGGTCAGACATAGtaattcaaaatcaaatgaaactgATAGCGAATCAACTTATGACGACTATTCCTCTGATGAAGACATGGAAGTTAATGGAGATTATAGTATGGaggataaataaaatgtacatgatgtatgtctCTGAAATTTTTCTCCAACCGGTTTCACATCTTTTTGATAATCATAGATGAATGTAACTAACGGTAACGTAACGTCACGATAATAAGTCTGTAACAATGCATTAAAGGGATGTAACCCTTACAAAAGTAACATCTTATCTGTTTAGGCTTGGTTTGTACTTTTGTAAAACATAATTTCTTTATTGATTCTCATTTCTTCGGTGAATTGATTAAGATTTGTTATAGTACTACATACAATGTACCAATCAATAGAtaggaaatttgtttttttaaacaatgaaattCATAATTACCCCACAATTAATCCTATATTGAATTAATACAAATTAACTGGTGGTTCTAGATGACAGATTTttccttatttattttgtatgcaAAATATTAATAGGtttgttgaaatttattttttaagataaGATACGGAATCAAGTTTTGTCTGTGATttgtgtgataaagcttttgtgACTATGTtactatatataaataacacatagctgagagggtgatagagcagattgtgacctagagaaaacattgtcaaccgcggcgaagccaaggttgacaattctttttcgaggggtaccaatctgctctatcaccctctcagctatgtgttatttaatttattatactgaatgtcctatcattatagtcttttacagattaattttattttaaaagtattttctatgatgtcacgtacataacaacgttacgggtgttagaaaaaaataacaaaagttattcaagatgttttatttttttattttaacagtccaataataaaatctgagccaaaacgtagaTTTTTAGCATTTTATTTACTGACTTGATGTATAGTCAATGAATTGTCC is from Mytilus galloprovincialis chromosome 6, xbMytGall1.hap1.1, whole genome shotgun sequence and encodes:
- the LOC143080887 gene encoding uncharacterized protein LOC143080887 — encoded protein: MTQENGLGFTGMKNGDSENARGREKLFTDKFKSVNFTQCDIVSWKSEQSSTSHWYQSPVLEEGTNISSSEKGYKNCSILNVPDVKCKVTVSRNMMSNGASKLKSNFHPADDMQKQMSDRILDQITLAASEYDQISLFEQGTINHGENSNNRNSKSHNQGNKLKQKTVTSRRKSTIPIRRPRQITNDEDLLEREVKKYLLKIPSWKTVLPNTDSDKTEKSNSITEPVDHVDTDAHINDVSESYADISENKSLVDTYSDIGIIREHENSDSEKTEENIEKQPMHENLLNIPSYTNAIKECQTDNDSKSRNKNKTYKPKDRVVCKLCGKSFGRPSELRRHSVIHTGERNHKCEECDKVFTQRYHLIRHVKNVHKKELENLVCGICNDTFNSEYLLKRHVTRHGVMTYACEVCRKEFKTKRQMKEHILSLHAGVKPFKCDQCDKMFTRKYHLERHLMMHAGTKDYQCEYCGKEFSTKGNLLSHVRRVHLQIKEYTCGVCQKGFFSPKDLQTHFKTHTGEKPYQCDICLKKFTEKSNMEWHLRIHSGERPYQCEYCEKTYTRMPHLLRHRKEGLCALRALRFKHSKKLNDMIMDEVEKDPNFLTSRDKNSELTSDSDTENIYTAEKITDDEESNAELSSLVRHSNSKSNETDSESTYDDYSSDEDMEVNGDYSMEDK